A window from Pseudomonas moraviensis encodes these proteins:
- a CDS encoding RsiV family protein, which yields MSLFKIASVAAIALTLGACASLFQPNYRTPLETTRDASEQLKPGCSNPDCPLVNIDTLRFPDEPALDGIIEKRLLQMTRTEKNAPVAPTLAAYREQFLASAGPRNSSYLQAKVREQHDGLVIIELSSYLDTGGAHGTPGRGFINYSRQQHKVLNLSDMLLPGQEEAFWKAAQVAHNSWLISTKLDQEAEFVANWPFVKTPHVALTYGGVILKYDVTTIAPYALGHVELKIPYPRLNGILKPELFPGRN from the coding sequence ATGTCGCTTTTCAAAATCGCCTCTGTGGCCGCTATTGCCCTGACTCTGGGCGCGTGTGCCAGCCTGTTCCAGCCCAACTACCGCACGCCGCTGGAAACCACCCGCGACGCCTCGGAACAACTCAAACCCGGCTGTTCCAACCCCGATTGCCCGTTGGTGAACATCGACACCCTGCGCTTCCCGGATGAGCCGGCACTGGACGGCATCATCGAAAAGCGTCTGCTGCAAATGACCCGCACCGAGAAGAACGCACCCGTAGCGCCAACCCTGGCCGCCTACCGCGAGCAGTTCCTGGCCAGCGCCGGCCCGCGCAACAGCAGCTACCTGCAAGCAAAAGTACGCGAGCAGCATGACGGACTGGTGATCATCGAGCTGTCGAGCTACCTCGACACCGGCGGCGCCCATGGCACTCCGGGTCGCGGTTTCATCAACTATTCGCGCCAGCAGCACAAGGTGCTGAACCTGTCGGACATGTTGCTGCCGGGTCAGGAAGAGGCGTTCTGGAAAGCCGCACAAGTGGCGCACAACAGCTGGCTGATCAGCACCAAACTCGATCAGGAGGCTGAATTCGTCGCGAACTGGCCGTTCGTCAAAACCCCGCACGTGGCGCTGACCTACGGCGGCGTGATCCTCAAGTACGACGTGACCACCATTGCACCTTACGCGCTGGGCCACGTCGAACTGAAGATTCCTTATCCGCGCCTGAACGGCATTCTCAAGCCTGAGCTGTTTCCCGGCCGTAACTGA
- a CDS encoding NUDIX domain-containing protein — protein MTDFANAIPTAVDIVRREKCYEGFYKLDRVHLRHELFAGGMSREINREIFVRHDAVCVLPYDPQRDEVVLIEQFRVGAMGKADNPWLVELVAGLIDKDEQPEEVAHREAQEEAGLDIKALWPMTKYFPSPGGSNEFVHLYLGRCSTDGVGGLHGLEEEAEDIRVTVWAFEDALQAVRDGRIANAASIIALQWLALNRAEVRGLWS, from the coding sequence ATGACTGACTTTGCCAACGCCATTCCGACCGCCGTCGATATTGTGCGGCGCGAAAAATGCTACGAGGGCTTCTACAAGCTCGACCGTGTGCACCTGCGCCATGAATTGTTCGCCGGTGGCATGAGCCGCGAGATCAACCGTGAAATCTTCGTGCGCCACGATGCCGTGTGCGTGTTGCCTTACGATCCGCAGCGCGATGAGGTGGTGCTGATCGAGCAGTTTCGCGTCGGCGCCATGGGCAAGGCCGACAACCCGTGGCTGGTCGAACTGGTCGCCGGTCTGATCGACAAGGATGAGCAACCGGAAGAAGTTGCTCACCGCGAGGCGCAGGAGGAAGCTGGGCTGGACATCAAGGCGTTGTGGCCGATGACCAAGTATTTCCCGTCGCCGGGTGGCAGCAACGAGTTCGTGCATTTGTATCTGGGGCGTTGCAGCACCGACGGCGTCGGCGGTCTGCACGGGCTGGAAGAAGAGGCCGAAGACATTCGCGTTACGGTCTGGGCATTCGAAGATGCCTTGCAGGCCGTTCGTGACGGACGTATTGCCAACGCGGCGAGCATCATCGCCTTGCAGTGGCTGGCGCTGAACCGCGCCGAAGTGAGGGGGCTATGGTCGTAA
- a CDS encoding YqiA/YcfP family alpha/beta fold hydrolase produces the protein MSGSILYIHGFNSAPASKKACQLVAVMERLGLSGQLRVPALHHHPREAIGQLEQAIAELGRPLLVGSSLGGYYATHLAERHGLKALLVNPAVSPHRMFDGYLGTQKNLYTDETWELTHDHVSALAELEVPAPQDPQRYQVWLQTGDETLDYRLAQQYYRACALRIQAGGDHSFQGFAGQLPALLSFAGMAADMYQAIDFTTL, from the coding sequence ATGTCCGGTTCGATCCTCTATATCCACGGTTTCAACAGCGCGCCGGCCTCGAAGAAGGCCTGTCAGCTGGTCGCGGTCATGGAGCGGCTGGGATTGAGCGGGCAATTGCGCGTGCCGGCGCTGCATCACCATCCGCGCGAAGCCATCGGTCAGCTCGAGCAGGCAATCGCCGAGCTGGGCCGGCCGTTGCTGGTGGGAAGTTCGCTCGGCGGCTACTATGCGACTCACCTGGCCGAGCGCCATGGCCTGAAAGCCTTGCTGGTCAATCCGGCGGTCAGCCCGCACCGGATGTTCGATGGTTATCTGGGCACGCAGAAAAACCTCTATACCGATGAAACCTGGGAACTGACCCACGACCACGTCTCGGCGCTGGCCGAACTGGAAGTGCCGGCGCCGCAGGATCCGCAGCGTTATCAGGTCTGGTTGCAAACCGGCGACGAAACGCTGGATTATCGCCTCGCCCAACAGTATTACCGCGCCTGTGCCTTGCGCATCCAGGCTGGCGGCGACCACAGTTTCCAGGGCTTTGCCGGGCAATTGCCGGCGTTGCTGAGTTTTGCCGGCATGGCTGCCGATATGTATCAGGCAATCGATTTCACCACGCTGTGA
- the cpdA gene encoding 3',5'-cyclic-AMP phosphodiesterase: MSSVSTLTSADPALLVQLSDSHLFAEADGKLLGMKTRESLQRVIDLALGQQPRIDLVLATGDISQDGTLESYQAFRQLSAQIDAPARWIPGNHDEPMVMAEAAVQSTLLEPVVDIGNWRVTMLDSAVPGSVPGYLQDDQLQLLARSLSEAPERHHLVCLHHHPVSIGCAWMEPIGLRNPEAFFEVLDRFPQARAVLWGHVHQEIDRDRNGVRLMASPSTCIQFEPGSADFKVGEQAPGYRWLRLLPDGRLETGVERVTGFAFTVDYGSEGY, from the coding sequence TTGTCCAGCGTATCGACATTGACCAGCGCCGACCCGGCACTGCTCGTGCAGTTGTCCGACAGCCACTTGTTCGCCGAAGCGGACGGCAAGCTGCTGGGCATGAAGACCCGCGAAAGCCTGCAAAGGGTCATCGACCTGGCGTTGGGGCAACAGCCGCGGATCGACCTGGTGCTGGCCACCGGAGATATTTCCCAGGACGGCACGCTGGAGTCGTATCAGGCCTTTCGCCAACTGAGCGCGCAGATCGATGCGCCAGCGCGCTGGATTCCCGGCAATCACGACGAGCCGATGGTCATGGCCGAGGCAGCGGTGCAGAGCACGTTGCTGGAGCCGGTGGTCGATATCGGCAATTGGCGGGTGACGATGCTCGACTCAGCCGTGCCGGGCTCGGTACCGGGCTATCTGCAGGACGATCAATTGCAGTTGCTGGCGCGCTCGCTGAGCGAAGCGCCGGAGCGCCATCATCTGGTGTGCTTGCATCATCATCCGGTGTCGATCGGCTGCGCGTGGATGGAGCCGATCGGCCTGCGCAACCCGGAAGCGTTCTTTGAAGTGCTGGATCGCTTTCCTCAGGCTCGCGCGGTGTTGTGGGGGCATGTGCATCAGGAAATTGATCGTGACCGCAATGGCGTGCGCTTGATGGCCTCGCCTTCGACGTGCATCCAGTTCGAGCCGGGGAGTGCGGATTTCAAGGTCGGCGAGCAGGCGCCGGGGTATCGGTGGTTGCGGTTGTTGCCGGATGGGCGGTTGGAAACCGGGGTTGAGCGCGTTACCGGTTTTGCTTTTACCGTTGATTACGGTTCCGAAGGTTACTGA
- a CDS encoding DUF1249 domain-containing protein, with protein sequence MVVNKLRDRYRVDLVGLQAACEANYARLMRLLPDMRNEPEARRIAVTQGEQMLGVLALEVLQTCPYTTTLQVRQEHSLPWLPVPQLEVQVYHDARMAEVVSAEHARRFRGIYPYPNAAMHQPDEKAQLNVFLGEWLSHCLALGHEYEVVR encoded by the coding sequence ATGGTCGTAAACAAGCTGCGCGATCGTTATCGGGTTGACCTCGTGGGGCTGCAAGCCGCCTGCGAGGCCAACTACGCGCGCCTGATGCGACTGCTGCCGGACATGCGCAACGAACCCGAGGCGCGGCGTATCGCCGTAACCCAGGGCGAGCAGATGCTCGGCGTGCTCGCCCTCGAAGTGCTGCAGACCTGCCCGTACACCACGACCTTGCAGGTGCGCCAGGAGCACAGTCTGCCGTGGTTGCCGGTGCCGCAACTGGAGGTACAGGTCTATCACGACGCGCGCATGGCCGAAGTGGTCAGCGCCGAACATGCACGACGCTTTCGCGGCATCTATCCTTACCCGAACGCCGCCATGCACCAGCCTGATGAGAAGGCCCAGCTCAATGTGTTCCTGGGCGAATGGCTGAGTCATTGCCTGGCGTTGGGGCACGAGTACGAAGTCGTTCGCTAG
- the cytX gene encoding putative hydroxymethylpyrimidine transporter CytX — MNIQPGTYSPDLAVPAAKRVFGGRDLFSLWFSLGIGLMVLQTGALLAPGLGLSGSLLAIFLGTLVGVLLLAAVGVIGSDTGLSSMAALKLSLGRKGASLPALLNLLQLIGWGSFEIIVMRDAASLLGTRAFSEGSLWANPMLWTLFFGALATLLAVSGPLTFVRQILRKWGIWLLLAACLWLTWNLFAKADLPALWARAGDGSMPFAVGFDIAIAMPLSWLPLIADYSRFGKRAKNVFGGTAVGFFIGNFWLMSLGVAYTLAFAPSGEVNALLLALAGAGLGIPLLLILLDESENAFADIHSAAVSSGILWRLKVEHLALAIGVICTLIALLAPLAQYQNFLLLIGSVFAPLFGVVLVDHFILRKRSAQVASAALRWPALLAWLGGVSTYHLLANLYPEVGATLPALVLAGLLQLILGRAFSYGRETAQA, encoded by the coding sequence GTGAACATTCAACCCGGCACCTATTCCCCCGATCTCGCCGTCCCCGCTGCAAAGCGTGTCTTCGGTGGTCGCGACCTGTTTTCCCTGTGGTTCTCCCTCGGCATCGGCCTGATGGTTTTGCAGACCGGCGCATTGCTCGCGCCGGGCCTGGGTCTGTCCGGCTCGTTGCTGGCGATTTTCCTTGGCACGCTGGTGGGCGTACTGCTGCTGGCTGCGGTCGGCGTGATCGGCAGCGACACCGGCCTGTCGTCGATGGCGGCGCTGAAGCTCAGCCTCGGCCGCAAAGGCGCGAGCCTGCCGGCGTTGCTCAATCTGCTGCAACTGATCGGCTGGGGCTCGTTCGAAATCATCGTCATGCGCGATGCCGCCAGCCTGCTCGGCACCCGAGCGTTCAGCGAAGGCTCGCTGTGGGCCAATCCGATGCTGTGGACGCTGTTTTTCGGGGCGCTGGCGACCTTGCTCGCCGTGAGCGGGCCGTTGACGTTCGTGCGGCAGATTCTGCGCAAGTGGGGCATCTGGCTGCTGCTCGCGGCGTGCCTGTGGCTGACCTGGAACCTGTTCGCCAAAGCCGACCTCCCGGCACTGTGGGCGCGTGCCGGTGACGGTTCGATGCCATTCGCCGTGGGCTTCGACATTGCCATCGCCATGCCGCTGTCGTGGCTGCCGCTGATTGCCGATTACTCGCGTTTCGGCAAGCGCGCGAAGAACGTGTTTGGTGGCACGGCGGTGGGTTTCTTCATCGGCAATTTCTGGCTGATGAGCCTTGGCGTCGCTTATACCCTGGCGTTTGCCCCGAGTGGGGAAGTCAACGCGTTGCTGTTGGCTCTGGCGGGCGCCGGTCTGGGCATTCCGCTGCTGCTGATTCTGTTGGATGAGTCGGAAAACGCTTTCGCCGATATTCATTCGGCGGCGGTTTCCAGCGGGATTCTTTGGCGTCTGAAAGTCGAGCATCTGGCCCTGGCCATCGGCGTGATCTGCACGCTGATTGCCCTGCTGGCGCCATTGGCGCAGTACCAGAATTTCCTGCTGCTGATCGGCTCGGTGTTCGCGCCGCTGTTCGGCGTGGTGCTGGTCGATCACTTCATCCTGCGCAAGCGCAGCGCGCAGGTCGCCTCAGCCGCATTGCGCTGGCCGGCGTTGCTGGCGTGGCTGGGTGGGGTCAGCACTTACCACTTGCTGGCGAATCTGTACCCGGAGGTCGGCGCCACCCTGCCGGCGCTGGTGCTGGCAGGGCTGCTGCAACTCATCCTGGGCCGGGCTTTCAGTTACGGCCGGGAAACAGCTCAGGCTTGA